In Roseomonas fluvialis, one genomic interval encodes:
- a CDS encoding aminotransferase class III-fold pyridoxal phosphate-dependent enzyme: protein MPDDLTTYHPHKSVADQNRHHVIFPWTKQAGLKPKEIMRAEGVYVWDGSGKRYLDLAAQLACVNAGHQHPRIVRAIQEQAAKLCYAAPQFATEVRGRLAQMIAEVMPGDLNKVYFTSAGAEANEYAVKIARTVTGRPKIIARYRAYHGATHGAMSLTGDWRRAYNEPGMPGTVHAFQPYCYRCTFGQEPGSCARECLTSLEEIIQFENPEFVAAVIVETITGPSNGLYVPPDDYMPKLRALCDKYGIMLICDEVMSGWGRTGEWFAVNNWNVVPDIITTAKGLTNAQVPLGAVVVSGRIAEALEEQTLWAGSTYSGHALACAAGIAAIETYREEGLIENSRRLGTVLLSELQRIQQRHPTVGDVRGRGLFAAIELVKDRGTRAPLMPAREEPYATRGGLGAIKRALDEAGVMVFTRPNLIGISPPLNITEEQLMEGLAALDRALDHADAMLLESAAG, encoded by the coding sequence ATGCCTGACGACCTAACGACCTACCACCCGCATAAGAGCGTGGCCGATCAGAACCGGCATCACGTCATCTTCCCCTGGACGAAGCAGGCAGGGCTGAAGCCCAAGGAGATTATGCGAGCCGAGGGCGTGTATGTCTGGGATGGTAGCGGAAAGCGTTACCTCGACCTTGCCGCCCAGCTTGCATGTGTCAATGCGGGCCACCAGCACCCACGCATTGTCCGTGCCATACAAGAACAGGCTGCGAAACTCTGCTATGCGGCTCCACAATTTGCCACCGAGGTTCGCGGACGCCTTGCGCAGATGATTGCCGAGGTTATGCCGGGGGACTTGAATAAGGTTTACTTCACGTCGGCCGGTGCCGAGGCGAACGAGTATGCCGTTAAGATTGCGCGCACCGTCACGGGACGCCCTAAAATCATCGCCCGCTATCGCGCGTATCATGGCGCGACACATGGCGCGATGAGCCTGACGGGCGATTGGCGCCGGGCCTATAACGAGCCCGGCATGCCGGGCACCGTACATGCCTTCCAGCCATACTGCTACCGCTGCACCTTCGGCCAGGAGCCTGGAAGCTGCGCGCGCGAATGCCTCACCTCGCTGGAAGAGATCATACAGTTCGAGAATCCAGAATTCGTTGCAGCAGTTATCGTGGAAACCATCACGGGTCCGTCTAATGGACTCTACGTGCCGCCTGACGACTACATGCCGAAGTTGCGCGCGCTTTGTGACAAATACGGCATCATGTTGATTTGCGATGAGGTGATGTCAGGCTGGGGCCGTACGGGCGAATGGTTCGCAGTGAACAACTGGAACGTAGTGCCCGACATCATAACCACGGCGAAGGGCCTCACCAACGCGCAGGTGCCGCTCGGCGCGGTCGTGGTCTCTGGGCGCATCGCGGAGGCACTGGAGGAGCAGACGCTCTGGGCAGGTTCCACGTATAGCGGCCATGCGCTGGCTTGCGCCGCCGGCATCGCCGCCATCGAGACCTATCGCGAGGAGGGGCTAATTGAGAACTCGCGCAGGCTCGGCACGGTCCTACTTTCCGAATTGCAGCGCATCCAACAACGGCACCCGACGGTCGGGGACGTGCGCGGCCGTGGGCTGTTCGCCGCAATCGAGTTGGTCAAGGACCGCGGCACGCGTGCGCCACTGATGCCAGCGCGGGAAGAACCCTACGCGACACGTGGGGGGCTGGGCGCCATCAAGCGCGCGTTGGACGAGGCGGGTGTCATGGTGTTCACGCGCCCGAACCTCATCGGCATCAGTCCACCGCTCAACATCACCGAGGAGCAGTTGATGGAAGGGCTTGCCGCGCTCGATCGCGCTCTCGACCACGCAGATGCGATGCTGCTGGAGAGTGCCGCTGGCTGA